In the Lepus europaeus isolate LE1 chromosome 18, mLepTim1.pri, whole genome shotgun sequence genome, one interval contains:
- the LOC133746787 gene encoding intercellular adhesion molecule 5-like, with protein sequence MPRSGGRSSRERSCEGEELAVGRCRILVFLLKMHILFGVWGRLASLPRPGSSEELFEVSLWPNQTLVEFGQPLMVNCSTTCPEPGPGGIETLLKKTQVDKGPQWKEFLLEDVTENSVLQCFFSCAGIQKDTSLGITVYKPPEQVILELQPTWVAVDEAFTVKCHVPSVAPLENLTLTLLQGNQELHRKNFLNLALASQRAEVTISVRAQRENDRCNFSCHAELDLSSQGGGLLNGSSAIKVLRIFEFSESPQIWGSSLLEAGVAETVSCEVAGVFPAEEVTFHIFLGDQELSPFLSWEGDTAWANATIRAMETGEQELSCLVALGLMEQKTRQPVHVYSFPPPVLEIEESYPLAGTDVNVTCSGHVLTSPSPTIRLQGATTLPAPGDLAWLLLTAREEDDGRNFSCEASLEVQGRQLIKTTVTQLHVFYEPRLEESSCPSNQTWVEGMEQMLACVPKGNPTPALVCTWNGIFFDPEVPQKAAKNHTGIYCCTATNKLGSVSKDIAIVVEGLEEGISSSVFLIIIAALGVGVITIALYLNYRPCKIKRRLRYRQEESKEEESQLAAQQAEKSSSHNC encoded by the exons ATTTTGGTCTTTCTCCTGAAGATGCACATTCTGTTTGGTGTCTGGGGCCGGCTGGCCTCCCTCCCTCGCCCAg GGTCCTCAGAGGAGCTATTTGAGGTTTCTCTCTGGCCAAATCAGACCCTAGTGGAGTTTGGACAACCCCTAATGGTCAACTGCAGCACCACCTGTCCAGAACCGGGGCCCGGCGGAATCGAGACCTTGTTGAAGAAAACCCAGGTGGACAAAGGGCCCCAGTGGAAGGAGTTTCTCCTAGAGGACGTCACAGAGAATTCTGTCCTGCAGTGCTTCTTCTCTTGTGCAGGGATCCAAAAAGACACAAGCCTTGGCATTACTGTATATA AGCCACCAGAGCAGGTGATCTTGGAGCTGCAGCCTACGTGGGTGGCCGTGGATGAAGCTTTTACAGTCAAGTGCCACGTGCCCAGTGTGGCACCCCTGGAGAACCTCACCCTTACCCTTCTCCAGGGTAATCAAGAGCTGCACAGAAAGAACTTTCTGAACTTAGCTCTTGCCTCCCAAAGAGCCGAAGTCACCATCAGTGTCAGAGCACAAAGGGAGAATGACAGGTGCAACTTCTCCTGCCATGCAGAACTGGATCTGAGTTCACAAGGTGGAGGGCTTTTAAACGGCAGCTCAGCCATCAAAGTCCTCCGGATCTTTG AATTCTCGGAGAGCCCCCAGATCTGGGGCTCTTCACTTCTGGAAGCTGGGGTGGCAGAGACTGTGAGCTGTGAGGTGGCTGGAGTGTTTCCAGCCGAAGAAGTTACGTTCCACATATTCCTGGGTGATCAGGAACTGAGCCCTTTCCTCTCCTGGGAGGGTGACACGGCATGGGCCAATGCCACCATTCGGGCCATGGAGACTGGTGAGCAGGAGCTATCTTGCCTTGTAGCTCTGGGTCTGATGGAACAGAAAACAAGACAGCCAGTGCACGTCTACA GCTTCCCTCCACCAGTCCTGGAGATAGAAGAATCATACCCACTGGCAGGGACAGATGTTAATGTCACATGCTCAGGGCATGTATTAACATCACCCAGCCCTACTATTCGACTTCAGGGGGCCACAACTCTCCCTGCCCCTGGGGATCTTGCCTGGCTTCTACTTACTGCCAGGGAAGAAGATGATGGCCGAAATTTCTCCTGTGAGGCATCTTTGGAGGTGCAAGGTCGGCAATTGATTAAAACCACTGTGACCCAGCTCCATGTGTTCT ATGAACCACGGTTAGAAGAATCTAGTTGCCCTAGCAACCAgacatgggtggaagggatggAGCAGATGCTTGCCTGTGTTCCGAAGGGAAATCCAACTCCGGCCTTGGTGTGTACTTGGAATGGGATCTTCTTCGACCCAGAAGTGCCACAGAAGGCAGCCAAGAACCACACTGGAATCTACTGCTGCACGGCCACTAACAAGCTGGGCTCTGTCAGCAAAGACATTGCTATCGTTGTTGAAG GACTGGAGGAAGGAATCAGCTCCAGCGTCTTCCTCATCATTATTGCCGCCCTGGGAGTGGGCGTGATCACCATCGCTCTGTATTTGAACTATCGGCCCTGCAAAATAAAGAGGAGACTGCGCTACAGGCAGGAAGagagcaaagaggaagagagcCAGCTTGCTGCTCAACAGGCAGAGAAGAGCAGCTCACATAATTGTTGA